The Drosophila biarmipes strain raj3 chromosome X, RU_DBia_V1.1, whole genome shotgun sequence genome includes the window TTCACGTAAAATCACAAATTTGTACAAGTATTTATATGTTTAGCAAAAATTCACAAAACGCACAAATCCATTAACGATAATTAATGTTGGGCCTACAACAAATATTAACAAACTAACAAGTAGTGTTATAAACGATTTGAGAAGACAAATTATGAAAAGTAAATTGATTATAATTTAACAACTATACAAtttttggtaaaataaaaatttactaaaaatataccaaacaTTTGATAAGACAGCAAAGATATTCAACAATCATTTTAAACAACTCACCAATTATTCAACAACGAACCACCATTGCAAATCTAGCAGATTCTACAAGATGGATTGTATATCTCATTGACTAAGAGAGACCCCCGATAGTAATTAAATAGTAAACTATTTGTTGCGGCACAGCGAATAGAGTAATGGAAACTATAATAAGCTAACAAAGAGATTTCACCAATCAGTTTCAACAAGTCCACATAGCAATTGCACAAGAAATCCAGCGGATTGTTCAAGATGGAGCGCATGTGGCGAAAAGTGAATCACAGTTTGCGCAACACATCCAAATCACAGTCACAGCAGCCGTCAGGTGGCGAGGCAATCGCCGGTGGTGGTGCCGGCACAGGAGCCACTGCAGCCACACCCCAATCCACGGATACGATTAGTTCGGCGGGTGGCTTTGGCGATGGTCAGCTGGTGGTCGCCGTGCAGGGATTGCCCAGCGGTGGTGGCGGATCAGGAATTGGCGCCACCGGCGGCAGCAATGCCACGGGCAGACGCCTGGCCAGCAGTGGCGGCGGTTGCAACAAGTCCCTGAGCCAGCATGTCCTGCAGACACGTACCGCATCCTCGGAGCGCCGCAGACGACGCAGGCGGAAGAGTCGACCTCGACGCGGAGGCGGAATGGGAGCAGTCACCAGTTGCGTCGGGGATCCCGGCGGCGATAATATGTCGTAAGTTGAAATaccttttatttaaacttaacaaaatattaatattcatcGAGGTGTCCAAAGGCAtgctacaataaatatttcgttaattttttttataaaaagtgtttGCTAATTTCAGgcacaattttaaaaagttataatatGCTAGATTacaattaaacttaaataaaagaCAAAGTTTTCATATAGgtttctaaaagtatgctacaattatattttaaattcaatagtTCTATAAATGTTTGCCTACTTTTCAGTACCATTTGTGTAGTTTTTTATTACCAGAGACAAAAcgttcgcaggctcaaaagaagacattttgggctgctcctaagagactaatatgaatatattatttacttgaaactagtcgtaatttgatctactcctatataccaagttgaaaactaattataatttataattaagagattatttacttaagaaaacatttaggttaaaggctttaattagatctgttcctggattatattaaataaagatgttaattaaaaaaaaaaaaaaaaaaaaaaaaaagagacaaaacgttaaattttatcacttaatcacttaaaatttttttaggtgtctaaaaatatacaaaaatatttgttacaGCCCAAAAAATCATTGAAAAATAACACTATACTTTGTTAACTTCAAACTTCTTAACACTTGctataacattttaaagtgATTTCAACGCAATCTCTCAGAGTTTTAAACCACTTATAAagatgtctaaaagtatgccacGATATTTATTTGAGTCCGGAAGTCCGGCGAATCAAAGGCACAGAGACAAAGCACTATTTTCCACAGCACTCTTTTGGGCACCTCTTTAAGTGTAGGTATTCAGAACTCTAGTGATTTCTCTAGCACCCCTTATAAGTACTATAGAGTAGCATTCTTTATTCTCAATGTTCTCACAAGACAATGCCATTCAATGTCGGTTGGCTGAGGGCGTTCCGAGCGGAGATACTAACGAGGCCTTGACTCGCTTTCCATTGCAGTTCCTCGGGCGGCTTCTACACCCTGAAGGAGCACCAGCACTATCGCCCCAGTCACCATCATGGCGGGGGCGTTtccggcggaggaggcggctCCTCGCGGCGTCTGTTCGCCACTTCGGCGCCCAGCGGCACGGTGATGATGTACCCGAATCCCCAGCGCGCCGCGGCCCTGGGACCATCTGGAGGATCTGGTGCCGGACAGGCATCCACTTCggcgggaggaggaggaggtggagctggaggaggagcgGCCGGATCTGGAGCTGGAGGACCGCCGGACATCTCGCTGCGACAGCGGGCGGTGGCCAAGTTGCGCATGTTCAACTTCCACCTCAACTGGGATCTGCACATGACGCACTGCAAGCCCTGCGGGTGAGTAGCGCTgctgcactgaaagaaaaatCATTGCCTGTTTGGAGAGCATTCCAAGCTAAAATTAAAGACAGGTCAGACACTTTTATGGAAATTTAAGGCAttccaaaatatatttcttgagaaaaaaggtttaaagGTTTACTTTCGACCAgcagtttattttaaactaggtgtaattaaaaaatgttttttacttttcttttcaAGTAACGATTTTATTTGATTCAATTCCAACTTGCATACGAgtcgtatgagtaatttttGCGAAAACTAGaactataaattaattttttgtttactaaAATCAATAAGGGCCTTAGgctaaatataatatttttgtttttagaccATATAACTCAGAAATacatggaaaaataaaaaataacctaaaattaaaaaaaaaatgaaagccaaacatttaaaataaaaaaatacattgaaaatctatttaaaaaaaatttaatataaataattgtttagaTAGCAAAGAAAGGAATGCTTATGTACctaaattttgaataattatacactttgaaaagaatttaaaatatataaatattgggataccaaaaataaatatgtacttAAGTTTAAcgcctttaaaaaaatattattaagctTTCCATTTCCAAAGGGGGAAATCTctcaaaaactaaaattaaaaaatataattctaaaATTTCCAAAATGCGTAAAAAACggcttaataatattttagagTAGTGATTTTGAAATCActgtaaaatgtaattataggcatcaaaaaaaaaaaaaaaaaaaaaaaaaaaaaaaaaaaaaaaaaaaaaaaaaaaaaaaaaaaaaaaaaaaaaacaaagtgcgtgcttacgcgttattattttgttatctattcttcgtgtgctaataatagcacagatcataaaaattcggacgctgtctagcgcagtgtcggcagtgggacaacaacaacaacataagtgtagtgcgacaagactgcatttgtgcccgctagggcaccgctgttcccctcacactgcgcgcagccgtacaagaggggcaataaaagcagtgattgacttacattcgactttgcataaaatcgagagaaatggcaaataccagagaaacaatgcttctgggcgaagctctgagaaaagccgtcatggacgaggtgattccaggagagttaaccctggcaaaaaatctggccactagcggcaagcttaactcatatggtatagcagtatcaagcagtaatgcagcctgtatcaccagtactctgacaacaactcacagtccaatatataccaacactacatcatcacccagcatatgcagtggcatgtgctcaacgcctatgcctcctaaagcattaagcacttctatagacttcccccctctaccggattcacccagatggcaaaaaatccagagccagaagaggaaggggtcatcgaactcaccaataagtcaacgaaaacgtgccgatattagaaatttagaacccagtgaccctgtgtcagcaaacaggttcgaaacactatcagttgatgacgatgagatggactgcaatagtgtggacgaaccatcgactagcgctgcagcagcggcttaccgttctcacaccgcttctaaggctaaagacagcaatgcacataacaagaacgcaaacgtacaaagtaaaactgattcatctacggtaaaatctgcttctactggtagtccaaaaccaccaccaatcgttcttatggacgtgacaaacgtgaacgaacttcttatcgctatcgaggaagttacaaatcttgaaaatgttgaaatcaaatcctctgtgggctccactcacagaatctacaccaaagacgcaaacacctacagggctgtagtacgacaactaagttccctgaaaattgaattccattgctatcaattgaaagacgagaaaccattcagagttgttgtgcgaggattacaccattcacagctccatcataaaatcaaagaggaattactcagacaggggcataaagttctatcaatatataacccaaaaagcaacaagagcggtgaacagatgaacctcttcttcattaatgtagaaaagaatctaaataacaaagatatactccaactacgatctctatgtcgccaacgcgtccgttttgaagtagccagaaaagcacaagacatagtgcaatgtcggagatgccaatcgtttggtcatactgcaagatattgctacagaccttttatctgtgtctcttgcggtgactaccataaatcatcagattgtcccagaagcaaagaagcaccagcaacttgcactcactgtggtgaaaatcacccagctaacttccgtggctgcaaatcctatcaaaaattgctcaaaatgaacgaaaatgtacagaaaaccccaaaagtgagcataaacaataactctacacccaaacattatgaaaatggagtttcttatgctcaaatagccagaaatgcaaatccaatcacggaaaaacaaaacaaacgaccaggaaacctaacaaataggctacaggacgccattcaacagcaacatcactacggtgcaaaaaatcatgcgcactttttcccagatgtgtcacaacagcaaaatgcacaagaatctaaactagaaatggcagttgcatcgctctcaaaagctatcgagggtctatacgccatgcaagcccagatgctgaagatgctggttgcaattaacgcgcaacttacacaatgtcccaaataaaaattctcacctggaacacgcgaggtgctgccggcaaaatgacggaaatcggccaccttgcggagagagagaatattgacattctccttctcactgaaacgaagacatccaaccttcaactatttggatatgaagtctacacttcaaatctacctgacggcagccacaggggtggagctgcaatcctggttaacaaaaagatcaatcactttcccatcgagccaatcgtccatgctaaagtccaaatcgtgggtgccagaatccaaacatgtataggacaaatattcatcggatcaatctattgccctccgaacttcagctggactcaatcagaatttgatgacatattcgctaacttcaacttcccaagatcatttatcagcggagactggaacgccaaacatccatggtggggttctgcgatcacctgtcaccgaggtaacttacttgccgcaagcgccatctcaattaacgccaacatcctggcgactggagcaccaacatactatccaagcgcagtaaatcgaagaccatcctgtttagactttgcaatttatcgcaacattccacacgacaagctaagcatcagagacagctgggaccttgaatcggaccacctatctctcatcactacattaaaaacagaagccatacaatgcactcaacgtagacaacttcttagcaaacacacaaatgtagctgttttcaaggaagaactatgtagatcgatacgccttaacattgagctcaactctgctgctgagattgacgacgctgtagacctcttcactaccaacgtgacaaatgcggcgaggagtgcaaacgtgtacactgcaaacaatcatggcagagccctcatacgccactcgaatagaattgacccaaacattgcagagattctagtccgtaagagagcactgagaagacgttatattcgaacgcacagtcctgaggataaagctcaatggcatagatgcgccagagagcttcacgttgccatggctgaattgaaaaatgcgcaattcgaacatatgctgaccaatatggactattctaatgattccatttttaatatgtggtcctttaccaaaaaagtaaaaagaatgccacagaaagttacgcctctgaagaacagcaatggtaactggtgtcgctccttagaagagcaagtacaaacatttgcggaacaccttggcgacagattcactgcgtttaatttcgcatccgaggaggatatcaacagaataaacgaaatactacagcgccctttccagatgtcacctccaataagacatatccgtctggaagaagtctcaaacatgatacgtaccctcaaaagtcgaaaggcgccaggtcatgacctaataagcaacgcagtacttaaaatccttcccaagagagcactattacttatcacattgatattcaatgcgatacttagagtgcaatactttcccaaaaaatggaagagtgctagaatcagtatgattctaaagccagggaaaccggaacaggatccatgctcctaccggcctatcagcctcctgccctctttatcgaaggtaatggaaaggctgatagcttcccgacttataatacacctagaagacaatgatactatcccaatgcaccaattcggattcagagccggccacagtacgattgagcaattgcaccgtgtagtcaatcacatcctgaaggcctacgacaataaagaatactgcaacggcatctttcttgacatacaacaggcatttgatagagtttggatcccgggactactagccaaagtcaaaacagcgctgccagccaacctgtttgagctcatcagatcgtttctcacaaacagagatttttgcgtccagtccagagacgcaatctctgcaaatgttgccattacagctggcgttccccaaggaagcgtcttaggaccgctactgtactccatctttacagcagacatccccaagccaagctatgaagaaatgacctacgacaacagcaaaatgctgctggccagcttcgctgacgacgtctgctttctcagctcctcgaacagtgagaccgagtcttcacaaacgctgcaaacctacctcaacgaattcgagaaatgggccacggcgaacaatatcaaaatcaacgaaagcaaatgcgtaaacgtttgctttacgttacgccgaaaaacaactccggtggtccacattaataatgtggacatagagcaagcgactaaggcgaaatacctaggcctcacactggacaaacgcctaaccttccgagaacatattgccagagtcgtcaaaatgtgcaacctaaagcggaaccaattattctggatgctaaacaagaaaagcaaattatctctaagatgcaagcggcacatttatcaacaaatcatcgcaccaacttggagatatggaatccaaatttggggagtggcggctgcgtcccaccgaaaacgtttccaaaccgtccagaacaaaacattaagacaaatcactggctgtgagtggttcgttagcggccaaacgcttcacaatgacctaaacctgagtcttgttgaagaccaaatatcgttcttctcaagcaggtacaacgaccgtctaactgcccaccgtaatcgtctagcccggagattacagggggctatcccaattcgcaggctcaaaagaagacattttgggctgctcctaagagactaatatgaatatattatttacttgaaactagtcgtaatttgatctactcctatataccaagttgaaaactaattataatttataattaagagattatttacttaagaaaacatttaggttaaaggctttaattagatctgttcctggattatattaaataaagatgttaattaaaaaaaaaaaaaaaaaaaaaaaaaaaaaaaaaaaaaaaaaaaaaaaaccataactATTCGTATGAATAGAGtcgtttaaatttaattcaatattttttttgctacAAGACGTTGCCTTAGACAAAAAGTTAAGCTTTGGAATTTGAATGCTGATGAGGTCTGGGCATTTGTCCTTTGTTCCTTTACTCGGCGCATGGCTAGGGGTGTTGGTTACCTTGGTGCTAGTTCGGAATCATTCATCATTCCCGGACAACATAGTTGTAAATAATGTTACCCACAAGGATTCCTCTCGGCGATTATTATGGCGATAAATCAAAGGCAACCTCCTCTGCCTGCTGCCCACCTTTCTTCCGACTTTCTCTGTTctccttttccattttccctgcTCCTGGCCCTTCTAGTTTGCTCTCTCCACCCATCAGATCCTGTGACAATATTCCTCACCTATGGCCACGCGTTTTGTTTGATTTCGGGGAACGGGGAGGGACCAAAGGCAGTCCATGGATGTGAATATGCAAATTACTCTGGTCCAGCTTTGCGGGCTGGCTGACTGAATGACCAACTGGCCGACTGAATGACTGAAATACTGGGGAACTGACGTAAGGAcgattgccattgccattaaGCTGGCCAAGTTGATGGCACGCTCAAAGCCCTCTGTGGGCCAATCTATAAATAAGTTTAGCAAACAACAAGAGCGCGTTGGAAAACTTCAATCTACATCCGCCAACGATATGGAAATAAGGGGTCGCCTacgtgtgtgcttgtgtgttTGTGGATGGGAAACAAGTGCAcagcaaaaaagaaaagaaaacagtaaataaaatttaaaaattaaaatctctatggtttttaaaagtatgctacaattGTAATATTATCATCCTGTTGTAAGTCGCGCTGTTTTCATTGCACACTTTTAGACACTTTTATCTTcagtttcgtttttttttaatatttttgtatggtttccCCTTTTTGACAGTGTAATGTCCTGCAGGACGTCAGCCCACGTAAtgagtttatttaatttttcattccTTTTTCTCTCATTTAATTAACAGCTGCAGAACTACAAACAGCCAAAAGTTGGGCCATGCACTGATAATCCTTGCagcatttattattataccaGAGCTTTGCAAGGTTTACAATTCTATAAGTAAACATTGACAATTTCGATGCATAGGGAATGATTATagaatcatttaatttaaggATCCTTTCCTTAACCCAAATTCCTCGCACATTTGCTCCTTCAGTATTGAATGCATTTGTAACTAATTCAAGTAAATCTTCTCGCAaactttcaattaaataagaGCAGTATTAATCAAAAGGTCCCTGGGGCGGGGTGAAAAAAGGACACTCTAGGGGGGGAGGGGTGATTGGAGGGTCAAGGGGCAGGGGGGAGGTGCAAGACAGATGGCCGGAGATGACAGGTAAGCAGTTTGCGTTTGTGTGCGGGCACACACGTGTGCAAATAACAATAATCAGgacacgcacacacgcgcGCACTCGGTGTCAACGGACAAAACAAATGATGATAACTGCGAGTCAAATGAAATGTCCACGGAAAGAGGAAAAACAACcaggaaaaacaacagcaacaaaaaatgcaaaaaaaaagaaccaaaatgaggaaaaaataaaataacagcATTGAGTCGAGCAGCCAGAAAATAAAGACAATATTTGTCAAGCACACTGGCcctcacacacaaacacataTGCTTTTTACGTGGCCCAAAAGTGTGTGCGACAAACTGCacgaaaaaaattcaaattggcGAAGCCCGGATACGGAAATGGACCCCAAGACAAGCCAGTTCCTAAACCTACGAGCAAACCCGTCGACAATTGAGAAACTGTTTAGTTTAGCAGATAATTGTGCACTGAACAAGAgtgtacaaaattaaatttcttttaattttaaatgtaaatattttaatattacctACAAAAAattcatgttttttttataatacttgTTTTaagaatccttaaaaaatgtattgtaaAGGTGTCCataagtatgcaataaaaaacaaattgtgttttttgcataagtccattttttttttggattaaTACTaaactgttgcatactttttgacttatttaaaagtgattttaaaacGTAAGCAATTTTTATGACAGACACTGTAATAATGATAGCTTAAAAaagtgatatttatttttttgtatttattgttatatttatcacttcattatatattttgttcaacatattttttctgaaattactttttaaataaacccaAAAATGGTAAAGGTTTTTTGTTATTCCTAGAGCTGCGAAACGCAATGAATCGAATCGAACAATGGCCAGGAATCGGGGAAAGGGAAGCCCTTAGCTGCGGATGGggttaaaaacatatttgctaAGGACGCTAGTCGGACGTTGTGACCGCCGAGCAAACAGTCGGCCTAATCAAAAGTCACAAACACAGGCAAacactcacacagatacagatacagggAAGGGCAGCTGACACACAGGCGGGCGCACAACGTCTTGGCCAGCAAGCAAGTCAACAAAAAGCAAACTATTTGTTTGCCTAcctacgtgtgtgtgtgtgcttttaAGGCACCCTCCCTTGCCCGGCCACCCATTTTCCGCCCAATTTTCCCTGTCAGCCAATTTGACAGTTAGCAGTTACAACATAGTTACAGCCAtccacatacacacacaagCACGAAGTACACACACAAAGTGCGTGTGTGTAAGTGAAATTGCtggcaatttaaattattgtttagGCCATAATACAAGGCATTGTTATGGGATCGTATCGAATAGCCCATCTAATACACTTGACCCTGCTTCCAGTTTATTACCCACGAAGACAATGGTATTGTTGATATCGGGTTTAAATTGGTAATCGCTCAAAGTCCAATTACGAGTCCCTACAGGTTCACAAATAATCTCTTACCTCTCATCGAGCACATCTTCTTGCAAAGGCATTGGTTTGAATTAGGGTAAACTAGAATGTTTCATTGGTGAGAACACAATAAAGGGATTTCggttaatttaaattgcacaAGAATGCTTGGAAATCGCCTAGAAAGGcgtctgaaagtatgcaacgattTATGTTGAGTTCAAAGACAACGTTAttatttactgcatacttttagacagctTCAGAAGTGATTTGTAAATGAAATAGACCTtactttattatatttatgtaaattggcAAAATATATGCcaattatttgtttgcccttaaaaaagttaatttcggAATACTTCTTGGAATGAAACTTGAGCGGGAAAAAGCG containing:
- the LOC127012513 gene encoding circumsporozoite protein-like, with product MERMWRKVNHSLRNTSKSQSQQPSGGEAIAGGGAGTGATAATPQSTDTISSAGGFGDGQLVVAVQGLPSGGGGSGIGATGGSNATGRRLASSGGGCNKSLSQHVLQTRTASSERRRRRRRKSRPRRGGGMGAVTSCVGDPGGDNMSSSGGFYTLKEHQHYRPSHHHGGGVSGGGGGSSRRLFATSAPSGTVMMYPNPQRAAALGPSGGSGAGQASTSAGGGGGGAGGGAAGSGAGGPPDISLRQRAVAKLRMFNFHLNWDLHMTHCKPCG